The Alosa sapidissima isolate fAloSap1 chromosome 17, fAloSap1.pri, whole genome shotgun sequence DNA segment agccaatcatatggtgtgttgtgaagacaccgtgccaatcatgtgttgtgatctcgccgctggagcaagattggtgttgtgaagacttgcgcacgcgcagtttgacccaaagactgtgcccgatgagtgcccataaaacgttggtatatggccgccgagtggagggacttgcctaaaaggactttggtatagcgcatttaacatgcacaaagtgcaacccaaagcgctccacatacaagacattgacaaaaaatgccagacggagcggtgtAGTCGCCAGCATTGACaccacatgacaaaaacattttaaaaaataacaaacacaaaagatgccggacggagcggcgtagtcgtcagcgttcccgtgacactaagacatacaagacagacaacacagcaaattgaaaatgaataaataaaataataataatcatgttaaaattagtccaatttccaactggctgaaaaagtccaagggcaatgatgacccgcgtgaaactgccaatgcaagaccaacaaagttctttcacGGACCAACTCAGAGAATTTAGCactactggcagtctggagagcagagcACCGGAAGAACAGTAGTCTGAAGTCATGATGGGCGATCTTCCTGCTGATCAGCAGCTCGGTGGCTTTAGCAAGACGTTTGTTGCTTCATGGCTCCCGACGTCGCCATCAGAGCTCCCCGCATcagcactcaatccagactgcAGGCACTAGAGTCTGCTCTCCATGCAAATGTAGAACTGTGTAAAAttgttgtctgtgtatgtatcattactattattgtattgtatgtattgtactattgttcttcttaaaggaacacgcgaCTATTTCATGGAATTGGTTTATTCACCGTCtcccctagagttagataagtgagcaaaaacatttttgtctCCGTGCATGCATTGTCTTAGTCCGGCAGCACCCCGGCTAGCTTAGCATAGTGAATGGAGTCTCTCGTCGCCGGATAGCATGCCGTGAGTAAAAGTGagccaaacaaaacaatccctaaTTACATCTCGTGACCTGCCTATTCACAATGAGTACAAATGGCAATGCAGATTAAGACAAGGCAATTTCCTAGGCAGATATTGACTTCGGACTATATTGGGACGAATTTTGCTGAATACCTTGAATAACCTATTCACCCAATGTCCGTCCATGCAGTATGGGTCCAGCATCGAGGCTTCAAGACCTTACGGTCCGGAAAGAGGCGTCTGCAGGCGGGCTATGAGAGCCCAGTCGAGCCGGAAGGCTATACTCCAGCCTTTATAAAGGTTAGTTGGGTCGAGAAagactcttgaatttccccttggggatcaatcaAGTATCTATCATACTcaagactgtgtgtatgtgtagttttcagattacattatgtgcttacacaattgcaaaagggttcttcaATGTTTTCAatgttagccttttaaaattatatcagattattaaacagaatgtgcctttggaacattggatgaatggttgctgataatgggcatctGTATACTTATATCTGTATACATactagatattgcattaaagatcagccatttctttttacaacattaatgatgaaaacattaagtacatttctaagtgactccaaactAATGAACAGTAGTGTATGTACACTCATTTACATTATGTCAGAGTTGGCCAAGGACTGGTTTCAAATAGTTTTACTGCCTAGACGTAGCCGAGCGGGCTGTTCCTCCGCTTACATGGCAGAGTCCATGTGTCTCATGACCACTCACTGGCAGCTCTCACTAATCCCATTGTTACTGGTGTAACCGCTCAacctgccctccctccctccttcaattcaatcttttcttttttctccctctctctctcttctttgctCTTTGGATCACAGGGTCTGCTGATGAAGGAGAAAGGCCCAGTGATAGACAGCGTAGACGGCATAATGAAACAGAGGAATCTGTCTGGCAATGAGCAAGATGCCTTTAAAGCCGGCTTCACAGAAGGCTTCATGAAGTCCCAGTCTTTTACCCAAAGAACACAAGGCATGGCTCTACACAGACACATTGACATATATTACATATGTTGCTTGTTACAAAAATATAATTAGCAAATTCATGCCCTTCTTTCATGTTATTTAGTCAATGGTAATAATTATGTGTGCATCAGCATTTGAAACTATATAAGtagcagtgtttaattttgtcCATGAGGTTTAGTAATGTGCGTAGATGAGATGAATGTACATATACATTTTTCTGAGGTACCACAGGGTGATGCTGTTGAGTCAAGAGTAACTAAGGTTGATGGGTATTGTGAGTTCAACttccctcctctgtgtgtgtgtggtgtgtgtgatttggCAGATTCACTAAGGAGAACACGCTTGATCCTTCTGGTCCTCCTCCTGGTTGGCATCTATGGCTTGGCCAAAACCCCGTTCCTTTCGGGTAAAAGCTCCTTTTCTGATACTGGTTTGTGTCAGACTTTATTTACTTTCTAGTGTGTGCTGTTGATTTCTCAGATTAGTCAGGCTCATACTCTGTGCACAGATATCTTTACTCTGATATCTGTGCATGCGTATGTATTCAGAGGGATACATGCTTAAAGCTTTGTGTGATTTCTAACATGCTTCAGCATGAACTAATTTTGTATTCTACACCAAAATAAGGTACCAAGACACTGACACTAAATGTTTCACTTCTACTATCTCAAGTAATACAGCCAATGATCTTGGGCCCTAACCTTGGGGATTCCCCTTTTTTCTCCAACAGTGCGCTTCCGCACCACCTCTGGCCTGGATTCAGCTGTGGACCCAGTCCAGGTGAAGAATGTGACCTTTGAGCATGTGAAGGGCGTCGAAGAGGCCAAGAACGAGCTGCAGGAGGTGGTCGAGTTCCTCAGGAACCCTCAGAAATTCACAGTTTTAGGTGGAAAGCTCCCCAAAGGTGAGAACAGGCCAGAAAATAAGGTACCCATCACTGCTGTCAGGTGTAAACCTTATGTAAATCtccaaatgtaaaaaaaagatttttttttaaattaattagaTGCAGTTTATTATTAAGTTGTAATTTCTAGTATGGCATTGCTGATATGTAAatccttttattatttttttagtaTTATAGAATTTTCTGTATAGCTGCTAGTCATTAAATGTCATTCAGTGGCTCATGCAGAGTAATGGGGAAAACAGTAAAACCTTTTGTTGGACTGTATCATTGTGAATCCTTGTGATTGGTCTTTGATAGCTAGTATTTGTCTCCATCATGGGCTCTGTCTTGTAGGTATCCTGCTGGTAGGCCCTCCAGGCACAGGGAAGACGCTGCTGGCCAGGGCAGTGGCTGGCGAGGCTGATGTGCCCTTCTACTATGCCTCCGGCTCGGAGTTCGATGAGATGTTTGTGGGCGTGGGAGCCAGTCGCATCAGGAACCTCTTCAGTGAGTCCCTGTGGCAATCCATAGTTTCACATCTCATGGTGACatttatgtgtgttgtgttcctcAAAGACACACAGTATTTCTTCTTTGGCCTGAAGTTGCATTGAATAAGAGAGAATGTTGTAAAATCACTACATAAGCGCAAAAGCGGCATCATGTTTCTGTTGTTCGTTTTCCTCAGAGGAGGCAAAGGCCAATGCCCCGtgtgtcatcttcattgatGAGCTGGACAGTGTGGGTGGGAAAAGAATAGAATCTCCCATGCACCCCTACTCCAGACAGACCATCAACCAGCTGCTGGCAGAGATGGATGGGTAAGTATTTAATCAAAAACGTGTTCTGTTAGTTATCAGTGAGAGAATCCATAATGATTTTATAGgagtatttgtttttgtttactcaGTCAAGCTGTTGCATTGCCAGCCAGTAGGTGTTATGCTATAAGAGAATTGTGCTCATTTAAGATGAGATGTCTGCATAGCCTGTGGTTAGTGTTTTGATTATCATCTTTTCTTTATTTACAGGTTTAAGCCAAATGAAGGGGTCATCGTTATTGGCGCCACAAACTTTGCTGAGGCTTTAGATAAGTAAGTTTCATTGGAGAATGCATTTATTCCACAGCTCTGTCTGTTTGGATTGGCCAAAGCAGTGAGGATATCTCTGATTCTTTGCCAAATCTTATAGGCTTATGGGGTCAGTCACCCTGAGTTGGATTTTTGTTAGCCTAAATGTGAATTCATACATAAAATGTCTGTCACAAGGGGATTAAGAACAACTAAACTGAATCTCATAATTGGGGTGAATTCCATTGTCCAAACTGTCCTCTGTTCACCTGACTGCCAGGAGTACAGCCATTCTGCAATCAGGAGTTTAGTCTGACAGGCTTTCACCTTATCAGATTTGTATAGCATTTAAAGCTGATGAGCAGGGGTTGTCTGGATTGTTCTGCAGTGCCTTGATCCGTCCAGGAAGATTTGACATGCAGGTGACTGTCCCTCGTCCAGATGTGAAAGGACGCACCGAGATCCTCAACTGGTACTTGAAGAAAATCAAAATGGATGAAGGTATGGCTGAAGTGAATGAGCACAGCAATGTTTTATGTGTATACTTTTAGTGGGTTtatagtttttgttgttgttttcaatgCTAGCTATTGAATGTgatttgattcgagacatgagTTTATGGTCTCTCTGATGTGAAAGTGCTTCTATTTTGTAGACTTTAAGTCAAACTCCAGTCAGAATGGTGGACAGGACACCAAAATGCCTCTTTGATGAATTATTCACAAACTGATTGAGCATACACATGGTCTAACCTGACCACCCTTGTCTTCTTCATCCAGGTATTAATGCAGAGATCATTGCCAGAGGTACTGTGGGCTTCTCCGGGGCCGAGTTGGAGAACCTGGTTAACCAGGCAGCTCTCAAGGCTGCTGTCGATGGCAAAGACATGGTCACCATGAAGGATCTGGAGTTCGCTAAGGACAAGATTCTCATGGGTGTGTGCCATACCTACCCTCCCACTTCCTCCTCACTTCCATCTAACCCTGCCCCCTTCAAATGCAATAATCcttccccactctctcccaTTCTTCTTAAGTCATGGGAGT contains these protein-coding regions:
- the LOC121688581 gene encoding ATP-dependent zinc metalloprotease YME1L1-like isoform X2, with the translated sequence MFSLPTTFQPQVTVPLTHLINALHSIKTSASSAATASVQSLQKDFPPEQDPLLKEPTVSLRELGLSDLGVGQLSELVSRLLPRLGPGESRVPALPHYSPSWKTSHISTDSFFRNKHGFSRGVGLFQPSAFHRHGSSPLQAVCSELQHWPVWVQHRGFKTLRSGKRRLQAGYESPVEPEGYTPAFIKGLLMKEKGPVIDSVDGIMKQRNLSGNEQDAFKAGFTEGFMKSQSFTQRTQDSLRRTRLILLVLLLVGIYGLAKTPFLSVRFRTTSGLDSAVDPVQVKNVTFEHVKGVEEAKNELQEVVEFLRNPQKFTVLGGKLPKGILLVGPPGTGKTLLARAVAGEADVPFYYASGSEFDEMFVGVGASRIRNLFKEAKANAPCVIFIDELDSVGGKRIESPMHPYSRQTINQLLAEMDGFKPNEGVIVIGATNFAEALDNALIRPGRFDMQVTVPRPDVKGRTEILNWYLKKIKMDEGINAEIIARGTVGFSGAELENLVNQAALKAAVDGKDMVTMKDLEFAKDKILMGPERRSVDIDAKNKTITAYHESGHAIVAYYTKDAMPINKATIMPRGPTLGHVSMLPENDRWSETRAQLLAQMDVSMGGRVAEELIFGDENITTGASSDFDGATRIAKMMVTRFGMSNKLGVMTYADLTKQSPETQAAIEQEVRVLLQDSYERAKNLLKKYSKEHEKLADALLTYETLDGKEIKMLLEGKALDPR
- the LOC121688581 gene encoding ATP-dependent zinc metalloprotease YME1L1-like isoform X1, whose amino-acid sequence is MFSLPTTFQPQVTVPLTHLINALHSIKTSASSAATASVQSLQKDFPPEQDPLLKEPTVSLRELGLSDLGVGQLSELVSRLLPRLGPGESRVPALPHYSPSWKTSHISTDSFFRNKHGFSRGVGLFQPSAFHRHGSSPLQAVCSELQHWPVWVQHRGFKTLRSGKRRLQAGYESPVEPEGYTPAFIKGLLMKEKGPVIDSVDGIMKQRNLSGNEQDAFKAGFTEGFMKSQSFTQRTQDSLRRTRLILLVLLLVGIYGLAKTPFLSGKSSFSDTVRFRTTSGLDSAVDPVQVKNVTFEHVKGVEEAKNELQEVVEFLRNPQKFTVLGGKLPKGILLVGPPGTGKTLLARAVAGEADVPFYYASGSEFDEMFVGVGASRIRNLFKEAKANAPCVIFIDELDSVGGKRIESPMHPYSRQTINQLLAEMDGFKPNEGVIVIGATNFAEALDNALIRPGRFDMQVTVPRPDVKGRTEILNWYLKKIKMDEGINAEIIARGTVGFSGAELENLVNQAALKAAVDGKDMVTMKDLEFAKDKILMGPERRSVDIDAKNKTITAYHESGHAIVAYYTKDAMPINKATIMPRGPTLGHVSMLPENDRWSETRAQLLAQMDVSMGGRVAEELIFGDENITTGASSDFDGATRIAKMMVTRFGMSNKLGVMTYADLTKQSPETQAAIEQEVRVLLQDSYERAKNLLKKYSKEHEKLADALLTYETLDGKEIKMLLEGKALDPR